Below is a window of Populus trichocarpa isolate Nisqually-1 chromosome 3, P.trichocarpa_v4.1, whole genome shotgun sequence DNA.
ATCAGACACTATTAAGGTTCAAAATTGATGAATGatatggaaataaaataaatttggttgCTCGAATTGTTATATCACAGGAAAGGACAAAATACATAAGAGTTTTTACTTCTTGCTTGCTTTGTTTCCATTGATTGatatgatttctttcttttccctgtACATTTTCATGGGCAGATCGCTCGTTAGCTTTTTCCTCGGACATAATTACTTGTGGTTTGCAAAGAGCTATTAAAAAGAATCACGGAGTTCGACAAATGTTAATGATGTTTGTCGAAGGATGAAAGAAAAGATTGTGTATTCAACCTTGAAAGATTGCCAGAAGGTGGCATAAACTTACGGTTTAGGTACATGAGCGAGAAGGTAACCAGAACATCGAACAGAATGGTGAATCCAAGAAGTCCTGTGGATCCAATCCAGTTCCAGTTTTTCTTGGGGTCTACATCAACATTCTGCAGCATTGCCACCCCCaactttctagttttttttatgactcccaaaaatattttgaaatttttgaaacatGAGCATGTTTTCTcgttttttattaagaaaataaaagatagaaatGAAGTAGAAAATTGgagttaaaaaatgaaaaatacttttcatcaGCGAACAACCTCTTAAATGTCATCTAAACAGTCATGGAAGGCCACCTCAAAATAACAACTTGTTATCTCAAGTTTTTCCCAGTTTTAAACTATAAAGAGATTGGATCACTCTACATTTTGATTCTCTTCATTGTTgaatacaataataaaacattgcTACCTATTATATATCTCCAAGCTCAGCTTGACATACAAATCTTGCTGCCTATCTTGCCTGGAAGTTCAGTGTCCTTATGCAGAAGGCATACAAAAATGCAAAGAAGACTGTAAAGCCAATTAATACCGCAGCAACCGGCCCCATGAAATCTGGGTCAAACCCAAAATGGTCTTGtatataaaactttatttgagGATTATCATCATAACCAGGAACTTCAATGGTGTCAAGAACATCGCCATACTGGGACACAATCAGTCCATATACTGTCCACGCTACAGGGCAAATCCAATAGTACCAGACCCACCACTTGGGAATTTTCTGAAATCTCAAACGGAAAGTAACAAAAGTGTGTTATTACACTAAGtcgaaaatgataaaaaaaaattatactcttTAGAAATTTAACGTACCGGTCTTGGTATAAAGAAGCCAGAGAAAAGATTGAAGAGAGAATAGAATGTTGCTGCAAAGATGGCTGCTATTTGGTGGTTTGGGGTGACGGCAACAGCCATCATTCCGTAGTACGTGAAgtaaaggaaggagaagaaattgatgaagaagaacCAGAAGAATTTGGCTGCAGTCCATTCAAAGGCCACCATGGCATATACAATTAGTGTATAATAAGTAGCTTGAACAAATACGTATGGTATTTCACAAACAACCTGCATGCATGTCACGTATGTGTATATATAATACAGAATCCGGTCAGTCAATTTGATGTTAATAAGTTGCTATATACATATGTATGTACAAATGCTTTAAGGATACAAGATCGACTCACCTGTGCAATGGCATAAGGTAATGCAGCATACATCCCAGCTGCTTTTTCTCGGTAAAACACCGTTCTTTCAACAGCTACCACTGGTTGTACTGTTTGGCAGTTGTTAATACCAACAAACAAGACAGAAGAATACATGGCACCGATAATCATAGACAGATCACTTGAGCTCTCCCTGAATGATCAGACAAcgtaaacaaattttaatttagccTACTGATCAGGAATATGTTAGAGTTCTTAGCCAGAGTACGCACTCGACAACTGACCTTCTAGTCCCAATCTTCCAGAATATGCTACCAACCATAAGAGCACAAAGCAAGGTAAAGATGTATCTAACAAGGTTATAATCAGGAGTTCTCCAGTATGTCCACCACTGCTTCCAGAGGCAAGATTTGAACTGTCCCCATATTGACTCCGAATACCGTGTGGCAAAATACAGGTCTTTTGCTCCTGGCTTTTGCGTGCTCAACTCCTTCACCAACGCCTTGTTTCTCCTGCTCATAAGGAAACATGGATTGAGTTTAAACCTCATAATttagcatataaaaataagCAAATAATTCTCATGTACTTGTCACTTGACATACTGATACAAAGATGAACATTTGTAGTGTTCTGCAAAGTCCATTCCAAGCCGGACCTCAACTGCAGCTGAACTCACTTCTAGCATCCATGTTGCTGGATTgtacttctcttttattttagggACTCCGTGAATGGCCTGTAAGATGTCAATACCCGTGATATCAGattatgaaaaacatttttatcaattattggATCGATAAAATCATAGAGAGATTAAATTACCTCAAAGTACTCAATGATCTTGCAAGAATTTCGACCCAATGTTCCAGAGTATATTACTTGTCCTCCCCTCTTCATTAATAACAATTCATCAAAGGCTTCAAAGATGTCAATGCTAGGTTGATGAATCGTACAGACAACTGTTCTTCCAGTATCCACGGTGTTTCTCACAGTCCTCATAACAATGGCAGCTGCCCTTGCATCAAGACCAGAAGTTGGTTCATCCatgaaaatgatggagggaTTAGCAACCAGCTCCACTGCTATTGTTAATCTCTTTCTCTGTTCTGTGGACAACCCTATAATTCCTGGAAGCCCAACTATAGCGTCCTTGAGATTGTCCAGCTCTACCAATTCCGCCACTTCATCCACAAAATTCTGAAAAGATAAATCCCACCTTTTATTTAGCTCGTAAACTATCACCTcagattttaattatgattagttGAAGTCTGGAACAGTAACAAATTTACCATCTTTTCTTGTTTACCGACTTCTTTAGGGAGACGAAGAAATGCTGAATAAATCAATGATTCTTTAACAGTGACTTGAGGAGAGTGGATATCATTCTGTTCGCAATACCCAGAAATTCTTGCAAACGTTTCCTGCTTCTTGGGGAACCCGGAAATTCTAATATCACCGTCAACGTATCCACCAGTCTTTCTTCCGGCCAAAACATCCATCAGTGTGGTCTTTCCAGCTCCACTGACTCCCATTAATGCCGTGAGGACTCCAGGCCTAAAAGCTCCTGTTACTTCTCGAAGTAGCTGCAACCGATCCTCTGGAACTCCTTGCTCCTTCATTTCCTGTTTTCATTCATTAAAATTGGTTAGCGAAGGAGTTTGAGTGGTATTTTATGAATACTAGCTACTCTCGTTTCAAAAGCCCATGCTTCTAGTTAGCAGTGTCTTTATGCAAGAATTATGGTTGATAAGTAGCACGTCCATAAGATGAATGgaacattttataaattgacGTTTGGGGCACAGTGAAAGTAGAAGGTATTGATTCTTACAGGAGGCATGTCCACAAAATAATTCACATCGTCGAAGGACATGGAAAGAGGAGTGAAAGGGAGGACCATTCCTCTCTTAGGAGCAACTCCATTTGCTGCTTCAAGAGTTGAATCAGAATTTTTAATTGGTCCACTGGGATTGGATGGGCTGCTCATTCTCAAGAGTTCAATTTTACCTAATATATTGCAAGTCCATGTAAGGAATTCAAGCATTTTATACAGAGCATTGAGTTAGGCTAATGACTGCGGGAGTGAACCTTTCTTTGACGTGGTTCCTTCTTTTGTTGTTTCCTCAGAGATTATGGCCTGTGGCTTTCCAGGAGCTATTgtgtaaaacaaaaacatggagAAGATTAGCTACCTTAAAGATGAGTGAATTGGAAATAGTTAAGAATTTCACAACATTCATTTTGATAGAATGTAATGCCATGACTTACGGCTAAAGTACTCGAGAGAAATGGTGAAGAGAACATTGAATAGAACAGCAAAACCTAGAATAGCAGCTGTCCCTATCCAATACCAGTTCTTATCAGTATAAACACCAAAGCTATCGAGCACTGCTGCGCCTAATCTGGTAGCGTTGTCTGAAGCCTGAAATGCAATCAAAATATACTTcttataaacaagtttaaatcgTCACTCTAATATATTTGATTCACAATCTGAGACGGGTGATGCTGTAGATAGAATTATGTTGGACATGATATCATACCAGTTTGTTCATCCACCTGGGAGCGAACATTTCGTTCACAGCTATGGCATTGTAGCCATAAGACAAAGGGGAAACCCAGTAACCCCATTCCCACCAATTTGGAATGGTACCTGTCACCATTGTAGCAACTCTTATTTAATGTATTGAAAGCCAACAACTGCAGAGAATTCTGAGACGGGGACTAACATTTGagtacaataaaattatatttgaggtTTTTGTTTCATTCTAACCTTTAGGTAAGATGAAACCTCCAAGCAAGAAAACAAGGAGCAGAGTGAGAGCCCCGCCTGTGTTGGCAATGATCATGGTCCTGCAGACCCCAGCAATAAGCCTAAAGAGGCCCGCAGCCATTTGTTGAATGAAAAATACCAGTAGCAGTTGCTTGAAAAACCTGCAAAACAGGCAGGATGATATCTCACTCAAATGATCATGCAATTCAAGAGCATCTTTAATTTAGAAGTTCTTGGTATGGTGGCTATGGTGGTTACCTGTTGGCTTCCGGTGCAAAACCAATGGAGTAATACGTAATTGACACCCAAACAAGAGACTCGATTATTGACGATGGCAGCTGCAGCAAGAAAGTTGGCAGGGTGAAAGTCCAGGCAGGATGGAATTGTAGTTCTCTTTGCTTGTAAAAAACAGGAAGCCTCTTGATTACAAGTGTGAGCTCAGCGAAACCATTGAAAATGTTAATGATGATGGTAAACAAAAGAGCACCAATATACACTGCTccatcttcttcatttcttgTATGCATTTTAGACTTTATAAACAGCGTTGACACTATAATTGCCATGATAATAAGTTGGACCGTCTTGGCTACATAAACATACGCATTTCTCCGAACCAAAATCCATTCTCTATCCCAGCATGCCTTGAGTAGTTCCATTTTCGGAACTGTGTACTTTGAGAATGATAGTGCTGCTTTGTGGCCTCGGGACTTGTCAAATGGCAATGAAAGCTCATTCTCTATTCTCATGCCTACATGGAACCTCTTGAACCTCTCAGCAAATTCCGGGACTGTTATGCATCTATATGGCTTACTTCTGTCAACCCAATACTGCTCTTGGTCTTTCTTTGAAGTAACCTGCAGTCACAAATCATTAATCAAACTACAAGATGTCTGTGTTGATATTGGCTAAAGCCCACCCATCGGGTTAGGTCTGAAATGTTAGGCTTGGCCGTTTTCAATGGGTTCTTACCTCTAGTAAGAAATCAGCAGCGCCCTTTCTCTCAGGGCAGCGGAACCCACAGCTCTCAAAGAAAGCAAGGATGTGCTCTCGTGGGCCCTGGTACACAATCTGGCCTTCAGATAAAAAGATGATATCGTCAAAGAGATCAAACGTCTCAGGAGCAGGCTGGAGCAGGGACACAATGACTGTGGCCTCAGTGTGGTGCACAATATGCTGCAAGCACTTCACTATTTGGTATGTTGTGGAGCTATCCAGACCGGTAGATATCTCATCCATGAATAGTGTCTTCGTGGGCCCAACCATCATCTCTcctgaattaattaattaattaattaattaattaaaataactcCCAATAAGAACAAGCATCAAATGCTAGTAGCTACACGAGCACCTACAATTTGACTTGCTCAAAATGTTATACAGTATGTCCCAGCATACATCCACTGTTCTTATAAAAGATTTACTGGGTATTTTAAAAtgagattatgatttgtatCGGTGAAGTTAAGAgcaattcaaataataattctaaGTAAATAGCTAGCaagtaaaaacataataaattaacCTGTCGTCACTCGCTTTTTCTGTCCACCCGATATTCCTCGTATCA
It encodes the following:
- the LOC7461776 gene encoding LOW QUALITY PROTEIN: ABC transporter G family member 29 (The sequence of the model RefSeq protein was modified relative to this genomic sequence to represent the inferred CDS: substituted 1 base at 1 genomic stop codon) translates to MDGEEKARASGRRSSHSSLSRSISRSLIRAGWNMDDVFSVGRDSRRTSLVDGDEEALKWAAIEKLPTYNRLRTSIIKSFVESEVQGNKLLLHREVDVRKLDMNDRKTFIDNLFKVAEEDNEKFLKKFRQRVDKAGIGLPTIEVRFEHLTVEADCHIGTRALPTLPNAARNIAESALGMVGINLSERTKLTILKDAYGLIKPSRMTLLLGPPSSGKTTLLLALAGKLDPSLKVKGDITYNGYGLDEFVPRKSSAYISQNDAHIGEMTVKETLDFSSRCQGVGTRYDLLSALVSKEKKRGIFPEAEVDLFMKATAMEGVQSSLITDYTLKILGLDICKDTVVGDEMIRGISGGQKKRVTTGEMMVGPTKTLFMDEISTGLDSSTTYQIVKCLQHIVHHTEATVIVSLLQPAPETFDLFDDIIFLSEGQIVYQGPREHILAFFESCGFRCPERKGAADFLLEVTSKKDQEQYWVDRSKPYRCITVPEFAERFKRFHVGMRIENELSLPFDKSRGHKAALSFSKYTVPKMELLKACWDREWILVRRNAYVYVAKTVQLIIMAIIVSTLFIKSKMHTRNEEDGAVYIGALLFTIIINIFNGFAELTLVIKRLPVFYKQRELQFHPAWTFTLPTFLLQLPSSIIESLVWVSITYYSIGFAPEANRFFKQLLLVFFIQQMAAGLFRLIAGVCRTMIIANTGGALTLLLVFLLGGFILPKGTIPNWWEWGYWVSPLSYGYNAIAVNEMFAPRWMNKLASDNATRLGAAVLDSFGVYTDKNWYWIGTAAILGFAVLFNVLFTISLEYFSPPGKPQAIISEETTKEGTTSKKGSLPQSLAXLNALYKMLEFLTWTCNILGKIELLRMSSPSNPSGPIKNSDSTLEAANGVAPKRGMVLPFTPLSMSFDDVNYFVDMPPEMKEQGVPEDRLQLLREVTGAFRPGVLTALMGVSGAGKTTLMDVLAGRKTGGYVDGDIRISGFPKKQETFARISGYCEQNDIHSPQVTVKESLIYSAFLRLPKEVGKQEKMNFVDEVAELVELDNLKDAIVGLPGIIGLSTEQRKRLTIAVELVANPSIIFMDEPTSGLDARAAAIVMRTVRNTVDTGRTVVCTIHQPSIDIFEAFDELLLMKRGGQVIYSGTLGRNSCKIIEYFEAIHGVPKIKEKYNPATWMLEVSSAAVEVRLGMDFAEHYKCSSLYQRNKALVKELSTQKPGAKDLYFATRYSESIWGQFKSCLWKQWWTYWRTPDYNLVRYIFTLLCALMVGSIFWKIGTRRESSSDLSMIIGAMYSSVLFVGINNCQTVQPVVAVERTVFYREKAAGMYAALPYAIAQVVCEIPYVFVQATYYTLIVYAMVAFEWTAAKFFWFFFINFFSFLYFTYYGMMAVAVTPNHQIAAIFAATFYSLFNLFSGFFIPRPKIPKWWVWYYWICPVAWTVYGLIVSQYGDVLDTIEVPGYDDNPQIKFYIQDHFGFDPDFMGPVAAVLIGFTVFFAFLYAFCIRTLNFQAR